A segment of the Methylomonas paludis genome:
TTACTGTTAAGGCATCCTAGCTGAGCGGGTTAAGTCCGTGTTTTAGACATAGCGCGAGACTTAACTTAAATTCATTAATCCACTTACCCCACTTGTCAAATTTGACAGGCACAAAACAGGCTCAGGCGACAGATGGTCAAGCACACCCCAACCGATTTTTCCAACTTCCGCTTTGTCCGGGCTTTTTTTGACCGCATCTTACCCAACTCGCAAGTGGTGTCCCTGGCGACCATTTTATTGGTCGGCTCTTTATTAATCTTTGGTCTGGCTAGCCTGTTGATGCCGGTTTTTGCTTCTGTGGTACTGGCTTATCTACTGGAAGGTCTGGTTGCCAAAGTCCAGCAACTCAAAATACCTAGATTGGTTGCGGTGTTACTGGTGTTTTCGGTATTTTTGGCTGGTTTAGGTTTTGTGCTGTTTGTGTTGATACCGGTCGTCTCCGAACAATTAGTGCAACTGGTGCATCACATTCCCGATATTATTACCAGCGCCCAGAATGAAATCATGCGCTTTCCGGAAAAACACCCCGAACTTATTTCCCATGCTCGGGTGCGTCAGATCATGTTTTCCGTTCAGGAAGATCTGATCAAATATGGTCAGGAATTAATCACCGTCTCCGCCCAATCCTTTGCCGGCATCCTGGCCGCCATTATTTATCTGTTTCTGGTGCCGTTCATGGTGTTTTTCTTCCTAA
Coding sequences within it:
- a CDS encoding AI-2E family transporter — translated: MVKHTPTDFSNFRFVRAFFDRILPNSQVVSLATILLVGSLLIFGLASLLMPVFASVVLAYLLEGLVAKVQQLKIPRLVAVLLVFSVFLAGLGFVLFVLIPVVSEQLVQLVHHIPDIITSAQNEIMRFPEKHPELISHARVRQIMFSVQEDLIKYGQELITVSAQSFAGILAAIIYLFLVPFMVFFFLKDKQTLLSWCSQFLPTERSLSISVWHEVDRQIANYVRGKFLEIFILWAASYLTFYLLDLNYAMLLSVLMGISVLIPYIGATLVTFPVLAVAYMQWGASSGEELTYVLIAYSVIQAIDGVVLVPLLFSEAVNLHPVAIIIAILFFGGLWGFWGVFFAIPLATLVKAVLTAWPRVGGQLAAPEM